From a region of the bacterium genome:
- a CDS encoding RluA family pseudouridine synthase yields MSKDSSFFRVKKSEKGVCLEAFLYGKYPDWTHKKIKQVIDQKRVLVNNKTVYIASWNLKGGDRVNILEGDASLDTMPEAATGRYHFVNTLYEDDYILAAVKPAFIDYDSFVSQVAAYLKRKVKGSHPYLGQMHRLDKETSGILLFTKKKIANTLADQFRNRTITKEYVAVVEGDVEKEYELIKEKLVKGQFKGGKKSRVADEDDEDALEARTEYWVKERYGKATLLFVRIGTGRTHQIRVHMSNLGYPLVGDKVYGTAEKKKAFPINRMALHAHKVEFYHPITAKKLKLTAPLPDDMNTLIDRLRMES; encoded by the coding sequence ATGAGCAAAGATTCAAGTTTTTTCCGTGTTAAAAAATCCGAAAAAGGAGTGTGCTTAGAGGCTTTTCTCTATGGCAAATACCCGGATTGGACACACAAAAAAATCAAACAAGTTATCGATCAAAAGCGTGTTCTTGTGAATAACAAAACCGTCTATATTGCCTCGTGGAATTTAAAAGGAGGCGATAGAGTTAATATTTTAGAGGGTGATGCAAGTCTTGATACCATGCCTGAGGCCGCTACAGGCCGTTACCACTTTGTGAACACTCTTTACGAAGACGATTATATTCTAGCGGCAGTAAAACCTGCATTTATCGATTACGATAGTTTTGTGAGCCAGGTGGCGGCTTATCTTAAACGTAAGGTAAAAGGTTCTCATCCCTATTTAGGGCAAATGCATCGTCTCGATAAAGAAACTTCGGGTATTCTGCTTTTTACCAAAAAGAAAATTGCCAACACCTTGGCCGATCAATTTCGCAATAGAACAATTACAAAAGAATATGTGGCTGTGGTGGAAGGGGATGTAGAAAAAGAATATGAACTCATTAAAGAAAAGCTGGTAAAAGGTCAGTTTAAGGGGGGTAAAAAATCACGGGTAGCCGATGAAGATGATGAAGATGCTCTTGAAGCCCGTACCGAGTATTGGGTTAAAGAACGCTATGGAAAGGCTACTTTGCTCTTTGTACGGATTGGTACCGGCCGTACCCATCAAATACGTGTGCATATGAGTAACCTGGGTTACCCTTTAGTGGGTGATAAGGTGTATGGAACTGCCGAAAAAAAGAAGGCTTTTCCTATCAATCGCATGGCTCTTCATGCCCATAAAGTGGAGTTTTATCATCCAATTACGGCTAAAAAGCTAAAGCTTACGGCCCCGCTTCCCGACGACATGAATACTCTCATCGATCGCTTGAGAATGGAGTCTTAA
- a CDS encoding ribosome maturation factor RimP — translation MTAITDKVLGEISPLVEAEGFEVVDVEWTKDLGRNVLRVYLDKEGGVNLDDCSKVSQMIDTVIDVKCDIPHRYDLEVSSPGVNRPLKKKKHFEAALGKMVKVKTQMPIDGRQNYKGVLKKLDEKQMVIEIDKKDFLVPFDLVLKANLEVL, via the coding sequence ATGACAGCAATAACAGACAAAGTATTAGGCGAAATATCTCCTCTAGTTGAGGCTGAAGGTTTTGAAGTAGTGGATGTAGAATGGACCAAAGATTTGGGTCGCAATGTTTTAAGAGTTTATCTGGATAAAGAGGGTGGGGTTAATTTGGACGATTGCTCCAAAGTAAGCCAAATGATTGATACGGTAATTGATGTAAAGTGTGATATCCCGCACCGTTATGATTTAGAAGTGTCGTCTCCAGGTGTTAATCGTCCTTTAAAAAAGAAAAAGCATTTTGAGGCCGCTTTGGGAAAAATGGTAAAGGTAAAAACCCAAATGCCTATTGATGGACGTCAGAATTATAAAGGGGTTTTAAAAAAGTTGGACGAAAAACAAATGGTGATTGAAATTGATAAGAAAGATTTTTTAGTCCCGTTTGATTTGGTTTTAAAAGCTAATTTGGAAGTTTTATAA
- the nusA gene encoding transcription termination factor NusA — protein MQDLNRVLEQIEKDKSIPRKALVEAIESAMLMAARKKYGFLGDLEATYNEELGEVEIFEFKTVAETITNPHTEVSVAEAAKLDPDATVGDSIGQKVDASILGRIAAQTAKQVIIQKLRDAERDVIFQEYKDRVGQVISGVVRRFEKGNLIVDLGKTEAIIPYKEQSPTESYKTNDRIQAYFLELNNSGRGSQVILSRRHPGLVKALFEMEVPEIAEGIVEIKSCAREPGVRAKVAVYSADGDVDPVGACVGMKGSRVQSVVQELRGEKIDIVLWDEDPAKFVCNAIAPAEVSKVIIKDNEKAMEIIVADDQLSLAIGRKGQNVRLAANLTGWNIDIYSETKMEELAKMAKQKLVEDLGIDDATATVLYSHAFRSAEEIAEIGLESFVQIPGMSKDVLNGIFEKAKVINDAKKAEEAAARARSADVKLRKAETAVDDEEPTEVLSADEQA, from the coding sequence ATGCAGGATTTAAACCGCGTATTAGAACAAATTGAAAAAGATAAAAGTATTCCGCGCAAAGCGCTGGTGGAGGCTATTGAATCGGCTATGCTGATGGCCGCCCGTAAAAAATACGGTTTTTTGGGTGACTTGGAAGCCACCTATAACGAAGAATTGGGAGAAGTAGAAATTTTTGAATTTAAAACCGTTGCCGAAACAATTACCAATCCCCATACCGAAGTATCGGTAGCCGAAGCCGCCAAGCTCGATCCGGATGCAACCGTTGGCGATAGTATTGGTCAAAAAGTTGATGCCTCCATTTTAGGCCGCATTGCTGCTCAAACCGCTAAACAAGTTATTATTCAAAAGTTGCGCGATGCCGAACGTGATGTGATTTTCCAGGAATACAAAGACCGCGTGGGTCAGGTTATCTCAGGTGTGGTTCGTCGTTTTGAAAAAGGAAACCTGATTGTAGATTTGGGTAAAACGGAAGCTATTATTCCTTACAAAGAACAATCTCCTACCGAATCCTATAAAACCAACGATCGTATTCAGGCTTACTTTTTAGAGCTCAACAACTCGGGTAGAGGTTCGCAGGTTATTTTATCGCGCCGTCATCCTGGCTTGGTAAAAGCGTTGTTTGAAATGGAAGTTCCCGAAATTGCCGAAGGGATTGTAGAAATTAAAAGTTGTGCTCGCGAACCCGGAGTGCGTGCCAAGGTAGCTGTTTACTCGGCTGATGGTGATGTGGATCCAGTGGGTGCGTGTGTGGGGATGAAAGGTTCTCGCGTGCAGAGTGTGGTTCAGGAACTGCGCGGTGAAAAAATTGATATTGTGTTGTGGGATGAAGATCCGGCTAAATTTGTTTGTAATGCTATTGCTCCTGCCGAAGTGAGCAAGGTTATTATTAAAGATAACGAAAAAGCCATGGAAATTATTGTAGCCGATGATCAGTTGTCGCTGGCTATTGGTCGTAAAGGACAAAACGTACGCTTGGCCGCCAACCTCACCGGTTGGAATATTGATATTTATTCCGAAACCAAAATGGAAGAATTGGCCAAAATGGCCAAGCAAAAACTGGTGGAAGATTTGGGTATTGATGATGCTACGGCCACCGTTCTTTACAGTCATGCTTTCCGTTCTGCCGAAGAAATTGCCGAAATTGGTTTGGAATCGTTTGTTCAAATTCCAGGTATGTCTAAAGACGTGTTAAACGGTATTTTTGAAAAAGCCAAAGTAATAAATGATGCCAAAAAAGCGGAGGAAGCTGCCGCTCGTGCCCGTTCGGCCGATGTAAAATTAAGAAAGGCCGAAACGGCAGTTGATGACGAAGAACCTACCGAGGTTCTGAGTGCCGATGAACAGGCTTAA